A segment of the Acyrthosiphon pisum isolate AL4f unplaced genomic scaffold, pea_aphid_22Mar2018_4r6ur Scaffold_1011;HRSCAF=1478, whole genome shotgun sequence genome:
CCCAAAACTGTATCTACTCCTCCAAAGTTACGGAGACGTTATGTATTAACTCTGAGTTATGGTCTATTAGTACGCCAGTTCTGATGAAGATGTTATCAGTACTAATATTCCCAATAGAACGTTCGGATTTCGGATTTTCTGGATTTGAGAATCGTACTGGTAAACTTACACGAGGGGTAGGACTTGGCGGTGTTATTGGGTCACCTGATTCGTTATCTGAATTTGGGGATGACCTATCTGACCTGTTTTCCCCTTTTCCGCTCATTAACTATTTAGCTACTTGGCTGATACTTAACgaattactaattttatgtatatataagtgtgTATGTTTACATGCAATTAGATATACATCAATGCTAATGTTAACTacgatatgaatattatattaatacaatactacAGATTTACGATTCTGAATTATacagaaagaaataataatgataaaaaaatagataagaaaGAAATACGTACTTATTAATTAGTACGGAGTGTAGTCGAGATAtgatttcaacttttttttgttattattattatttctaattttttttttactcgcaGTATCGCAGTTAAAATGATCCTTgccatggtttttttttttttatatttactgattTTTAAGCACTTCTACGGGATGCTCAGAATGGTCTGTACTGATGTTCGGCTTGGCATGGCTTGAATTCCTTGGCTGTTAACGACGACTTTCCTCTTCGACTGCGCTTGTGGAATCGACGTTCGCTAGCCCCAAAACTGATGGCGCGGAGACCACTACACCTGTAGTGGATTTCACTGCTTTCTCACGACTCGTCGTTAATAAACAACGGTCgcgtatttattttgataacaacGATCGCGTATTTACACTGATTACAACGATCgcgtatttttaaacttaacgtTTATCACGTATTCGAACCGCTAACGCGAGTCGTGTTGTTTATTTACACTTCACGGCGGCGCTGATTACGAGCGTCGTGTACTGGCGCTCGTGGATAATTCAGTGTTGCTGCGGCTATCAGCTGCcagcactataatatagtatatttatatgcgGCGGCGGCACAGACGTTcggtttcataattattatcacacaCAACAAAATGCGTGCGTGCGTTAGTGAGTGCGGTGTTCGGTTTGGGCGGCACTATCGACACGGAGGCGGCGGCGCGTGTGTTTGTGCGCGCTAATAAATTTCAGCGGTACCACGTACAACGGACGCGGCAGCTATGTTGCTCGTATTTCAGATTCGCGttcgtgtgcgtgcgtgcgctACTAACCATTCGTTCGGGCGGCGCTACGAGTACGGCGGTACTGCGTGCTCCCTTCCTTGTCGTCTTGTACACTGGAGTTTCTGTATACCTCGATGTTTTGGACTTTTTGGACACTTCAGATTTTCTTCTTTGGATTTTCTTCTTCAGATTTTcttcttgtatttaattatattataagcatagatTTACTTTAACTCGAAATTACACGGCATTAACTAACTTATTGTTTAATGAACTTGAATCTACGGTTCCCACCGCTGCCACCAAAATGTTATGGACGTCTCCACAACCGAGTTTGttcgttagtaaataaatacgaggtgtttgagttatcactaatactttattaatataatcaattttaaaagaaatttagttgcacagaataattattagacttaaGAAAACAACAGAGGCTCTGCTCGATGGTCTGCCAGGACTACACTGAATATTACACAGACAGCGAGACACGGTAGGGGCTCGCTCGGGCTCAAAACTGTCCACACAGCGAATTCCTTAAGACCGTGTGACTCTGTAGTAGTTTCGCCAAAAATTTTTAGAAAGCAGCCCTTGCAAACCTGAACTaagagtttattattattaggaataaaataattcatagttatattcctgtttttttgtttttccggtGTCAATCTACGTTTCCGGTTTACTTTTGTGTCGTGAAAAGTTACTAATCCAGAAATATTTCAGTTCTTCTATTGTGGTTTTTCATTGACCAATATGCAGCAAATAATTTCTCACGTAATTCATcgtcaatttttgaattacattttgcTCTACAGTTTGGTAGTTCTTTTGAACATCTACTTTCAACAGTTTTACCTTTATTAGTGCAATATTTGTTACCAGAATTCCTGTTTGTCTTTATGTAATTTCGATACTGAACAGTCTCACCTTTTTATGCTAACTCTGGTTTTTCCTGCCAATAATCGGATTATCCTCTTGTTCATTGTTAGTCAACAATAAAGTGTCTTCTGGGGTGCTAGGAATTTCATTGTTAATGCACAATAATGNNNNNNNNNNNNNNNNNNNNNNNNNNNNNNNNNNNNNNNNNNNNNNNNNNNNNNNNNNNNNNNNNNNNNNNNNNNNNNNNNNNNNNNNNNNNNNNNNNNNNNNNNNNNNNNNNNNNNNNNNNNNNNNNNNNNNNNNNNNNNNNNNNNNNNNNNNNNNNNNNNNNNNNNNNNNNNNNNNNNNNNNNNNNNNNNNNNNNNNNNNNNNNNNNNNNNNNNNNNNNNNNNNNNNNNNNNNNNNNNNNNNNNNNNNNNNNNNNNNNNNNNNNNNNNNNNNNNNNNNNNNNNNNNNNNNNNNNNNNNNNNNNNNNNNNNNNNNNNNNNNNNNNNNNNNNNNNNNNNNNNNNNNNNNNNNNNNNNNNNNNNNNNNNNNNNNNNNNNNNNNNNNNNNNNNNNNNNNNNNNNNNNNNNNNNNNNNNNNNNNNNNNNNNNNNNNNNNNNNNNNNNNNNNNNNNNNNNNNNNNNNNNNNNNNNNNNNNNNNNNNNNNNNNNNNNNNNNNNNNNNNNNNNNNNNNNNNNNNNNNNNNNNNNNNNNNNNNNNNNNCCTTCAATTgggtgctggcggacttacgcagCAGCAGGGCAGCAAGTTGGCGGACCAGGGCGGCCTCATACACACCACGCCGGATGCTGGCGGACTTATGCGGACTGGGTGAACCAAATACGTGAAGACCGCGTACGCGGCTCGCAACGACTATCAGCAATCGACAAAGAGTCGACGGTCTCGCAGGAATGACGGGGTGATGGCACACGTAAATATAGTTTGTCTCGCACACACGTTGGTGAGGAgcagataataataagaaacaaaaaagAACTCACGTACTGTTGGtggattgtatatttattttgaacagcAATA
Coding sequences within it:
- the LOC103311194 gene encoding zinc finger BED domain-containing protein 5-like, which produces MPPKRKYNDEYIKFGFTDITVNKEVRPQCVICTTVLSNDALKPAKLDATASFQEFHNCTPEDTLLLTNNEQEDNPIIGRKNQSKTVESRCSKELPNCRAKCNSKIDDELREKLFAAYWSMKNHNRRTEIFLD